In Miscanthus floridulus cultivar M001 chromosome 5, ASM1932011v1, whole genome shotgun sequence, one genomic interval encodes:
- the LOC136454783 gene encoding uncharacterized protein, translated as MPVEGWAALASDVGVAVGWVDPGTSVGVAVGSAAPASGVGVVVGWAAPGTGRGVVAGWAASSTSVGVAVRWAAPATDGGVAAGWVALGTGRGVAAGWATLGIDGGVVAGRVAPGTSGGVAVGWADLAIGGGVAASSLGRWGASSTQTPPAAFLPEAAALSVGEMWSWLRPEAARRPPPSSVGEMGNETGQQRGVKGPPPI; from the exons ATGCCGGTGGAGGGATGGGCCGCTCTAGCCTCCGATGTTGGTGTGGCGGTGGGATGGGTGGATCCAGGCACCAGCGTTGGTGTGGCGGTGGGATCAGCGGCTCCGGCCTCTGGTGTTGGTGTGGTGGTGGGATGGGCGGCTCCGGGCACCGGCAGAGGTGTGGTGGCGGGATGGGCGGCTTCGAGCACCAGCGTTGGTGTGGCGGTGAGATGGGCGGCTCCAGCCACCGATGGAGGTGTGGCAGCGGGATGGGTGGCTCTAGGCACCGGTAGAGGTGTGGCAGCGGGATGGGCAACTCTAGGCATCGACGGAGGTGTGGTGGCCGGAAGGGTGGCTCCGGGCACCAGCGGAGGTGTGGCAGTGGGATGGGCGGATCTGGCCATTGGCGGAGGTGTGGCGGCGTCATCG TTGGGGAGATGGGGAGCTAGCTCCACCCAGACGCCGCCCGCTGCGTTCCTCCCAGAGGCCGCCGCACTGTCAGTTGGGGAGATGTGGAGCTGGCTCCGCCCAGAGGCCGCTCGCCGCCCACCGCCGTCTTCAGTTGGGGAAATGGGGAATGAAACTGGTCAACAGAGAGGGGTCAAGGGTCCACCTCCTATTTGA